A genomic segment from Leucoraja erinacea ecotype New England unplaced genomic scaffold, Leri_hhj_1 Leri_1264S, whole genome shotgun sequence encodes:
- the LOC129715582 gene encoding zinc-binding protein A33-like — protein sequence MGAERQSLPESRWRFDRCAGVMAAQGFASGCHYWEVEVGGKTGWDLGVVRRSCQRKGRVERRPREGYWRVSLRRVEGYQVVTEPPTPLTMERGPMTVGVYLDHEGGQVSFYDAGSMVHLYTFSETLFPYFCLCLTDGGKNAEPMKICRLTSQSRHHLPVALPAHSDTSSTTTRHLHTS from the coding sequence ATGGGGGCGGAGCGGCAGTCCCTACCCGAGTCCCGGTGGAGGTTTGACCGATGTGCCGGCGTGATGGCCGCGCAGGGCTTCGCGTCCGGCTGCCACtactgggaggtggaggttgGCGGCAAGACGGGGTGGGACCTCGGCGTGGTGCGGCGATCGTGCCAGAGGAAGGGCAGGGTGGAGCGCCGGCCCCGGGAAGGCTACTGGAGGGTGAGCCTGCGGAGAGTCGAGGGGTACCAGGTTGTCACCGagccccccacacccctcaccaTGGAGCGCGGACCCATGACCGTCGGCGTCTACCTGGACCACGAGGGCGGCCAGGTGTCCTTCTACGATGCCGGCAGCATGGTGCACCTGTACACCTTCTCCGAGACCCTCTTCCCCTACTTCTGTCTGTGCCTCACTGACGGGGGCAAGAACGCAGAGCCCATGAAGATCTGCCGGCTCACCAGCCAGTCCCGGCATCACCTGCCGGTGGCATTACCCGCCCACTCCGATACCTCATCCACCACCACCCGTCACCTCCACACATCCTAA